A single Planctomycetota bacterium DNA region contains:
- the cas9 gene encoding type II CRISPR RNA-guided endonuclease Cas9 (Cas9, originally named Csn1, is the large, multifunctional signature protein of type II CRISPR/Cas systems. It is well known even to general audiences because its RNA-guided endonuclease activity has made it a popular tool for custom editing of eukaryotic genomes.) — protein MAKRRVLGLDIGSNSIGWALLDLDEDQSQVVATGARIFPEGVDRDQQGAEHSKNEARRIARGMRRQIARRSRRKQRVRQALIRAGLYPVDPQEQARLDQLDPYSLRSRALDSRLEPFEIGRILIHLNQRRGFLSNKKGDRDKQKEDSKTLAEISQLEQDIKAAGHRTLGEHLASAYAANPLERLRGKHTRRSMFVAEFDQIWAQQQSYHPELLTDQLKYGRRGQQTYPRRPERIGKDPRQAVQEVGLFGLTFFQRKLKPPKSVVGQCEYDPKQKRCPRADRAAQRFRVLQEVNNLRVMRGDGEICELTDDQRGKVLAALAEKDAVEFDKLRKLLGLLESDAFNLERGDRHKLDGMKTDAILANKKYYGKEWHKLPEATKTAIVRSLIHDDEETFVRRAGEEFGLDAELAARLFDAPLPEGYASLGRETIERLLPHLERRLPLMTRDGAPCALRLAGFLAPWERPVKAGQYLPEPPDITNPLVRQAIHEVRKLVNAVVREFGRPDAIHIELAREVKGNSIERARYTRDTRERARERDRVAEILTEFGEKPTRSKIDLYRLWEEQDRCCVYSGRVISEKQLLGGEVNVDHILPYSRTLDDSLANKVVCFRSENDAKGNQTPHEWLVAKHPDRYEELLQRVARLAFNKRARFSQKSCQQDEFIARQLNDTAYITSAVHGYLQKLGVDVVASKGQLTAELRHQWGLNKVLNLSGEDRKNRDDHRHHAVDAIVIALLDRSRLQQLARSRGQTELPAPWKGFREQVESAVNQINVSHRVRRKLAGALHEETLYGPTEQAGVFVYRKPLEALTTAMIEDIRDEGIRRIVVARLKQFGIEPGDKKSISKEVWREPLLMPSGVQIKKVRLKKADLTIQPLRDAAMVKPGNTHHIAIYEFTDAKGKARREMIATTMLEAIRRHQAGESIIRRVHPKRSDARFLMSLSYNEAILADIRGTQGLFVYRTAGAIQGQIYFISHTDARPSSDATKYAVKASTLNGKKVTVDLLGRIRWAND, from the coding sequence ATGGCGAAGCGGCGCGTACTGGGTCTGGATATTGGCTCGAATTCAATCGGTTGGGCGCTGTTAGACCTCGACGAAGACCAGTCACAGGTCGTTGCCACGGGCGCGAGGATTTTTCCTGAAGGGGTCGATCGCGACCAACAGGGGGCGGAACACTCGAAGAATGAGGCCCGCCGCATTGCGCGGGGCATGCGCCGGCAAATCGCCCGCCGTTCGCGGCGTAAGCAACGCGTGCGACAAGCATTGATTCGCGCTGGTCTCTATCCAGTCGACCCGCAAGAACAAGCTCGCCTCGATCAACTCGATCCCTATTCGTTGCGCAGCCGCGCGCTCGATTCGCGCCTGGAACCGTTTGAAATCGGGCGCATCTTGATTCACCTGAACCAGCGCCGCGGGTTTCTCTCGAACAAGAAGGGGGATCGCGACAAACAAAAGGAAGACTCCAAAACCTTGGCGGAGATCAGCCAGTTGGAGCAAGACATCAAGGCCGCTGGTCATCGCACGCTCGGCGAGCATTTGGCGTCCGCCTATGCGGCGAACCCCTTGGAGCGTCTGCGGGGCAAGCACACACGCCGCTCGATGTTCGTTGCCGAGTTCGATCAGATTTGGGCGCAGCAACAATCCTATCACCCGGAATTGCTGACTGACCAGTTGAAGTACGGCCGTCGGGGTCAACAGACTTACCCGCGCAGACCTGAGCGCATTGGCAAAGATCCGCGGCAAGCGGTGCAAGAAGTCGGACTGTTCGGCCTGACCTTCTTTCAACGCAAGTTGAAACCGCCGAAAAGCGTCGTGGGCCAGTGCGAGTACGATCCCAAGCAGAAACGCTGTCCACGCGCCGATCGCGCAGCGCAGCGTTTTCGGGTATTGCAGGAAGTGAACAACCTGCGCGTGATGCGCGGCGACGGGGAAATCTGTGAACTTACCGACGACCAGCGCGGCAAGGTGTTGGCTGCACTCGCCGAAAAAGATGCCGTCGAGTTCGACAAGCTGCGAAAGCTGCTCGGCTTGCTCGAAAGCGACGCGTTCAACCTGGAACGCGGCGATCGTCACAAGCTCGACGGCATGAAGACCGACGCCATCCTGGCAAACAAGAAGTATTACGGCAAGGAATGGCACAAGCTACCCGAAGCCACCAAGACCGCGATTGTCCGCTCGCTGATCCACGACGACGAAGAAACTTTCGTGCGTCGCGCGGGCGAAGAATTCGGCCTCGACGCCGAGTTGGCGGCGAGGTTGTTCGATGCCCCGCTGCCGGAAGGGTATGCCAGCCTGGGGCGCGAAACGATCGAACGATTGTTGCCGCACCTTGAACGCAGGCTGCCGTTGATGACGCGGGACGGAGCGCCCTGCGCGTTGCGATTGGCTGGCTTTTTGGCGCCGTGGGAACGCCCCGTCAAAGCGGGCCAGTACCTGCCCGAGCCGCCGGACATCACCAATCCTCTAGTGCGGCAGGCGATCCACGAAGTTCGCAAGCTCGTCAACGCCGTGGTCCGCGAGTTCGGTCGGCCCGACGCAATTCACATCGAGTTGGCCCGGGAGGTGAAGGGAAACTCCATCGAACGCGCCCGATACACACGCGATACCCGCGAACGCGCCCGTGAACGAGACCGAGTGGCGGAGATTCTCACGGAATTCGGTGAAAAGCCGACGCGGTCCAAGATCGATTTGTACCGGCTGTGGGAAGAGCAAGATCGCTGCTGCGTTTACTCGGGCCGCGTCATCAGCGAGAAGCAACTCCTGGGGGGCGAAGTGAATGTCGATCATATTCTGCCCTATTCGCGCACGCTTGATGACTCGTTGGCAAACAAAGTCGTCTGCTTTCGCAGCGAAAACGACGCCAAAGGGAACCAAACGCCCCATGAATGGCTGGTCGCGAAACATCCTGATCGGTATGAGGAGTTATTGCAGCGCGTCGCGCGATTGGCCTTCAACAAGCGCGCTCGCTTCAGTCAGAAGTCCTGCCAGCAAGATGAGTTCATCGCGCGGCAGTTGAACGACACCGCCTACATTACGTCGGCCGTTCACGGCTATCTGCAAAAACTGGGTGTCGACGTCGTGGCCAGCAAGGGGCAGCTTACCGCCGAACTTCGTCACCAGTGGGGGCTGAACAAGGTACTCAATCTCAGCGGGGAAGACCGCAAGAATCGCGACGACCACCGCCATCATGCCGTCGATGCCATCGTGATCGCCCTGTTGGATCGTTCGCGATTGCAACAACTGGCTCGTTCGCGCGGCCAAACGGAACTGCCCGCCCCTTGGAAGGGTTTTCGCGAGCAAGTGGAAAGCGCCGTCAATCAGATCAATGTTTCGCACCGCGTGCGGCGGAAGTTGGCCGGCGCGCTGCATGAAGAAACGCTCTACGGCCCAACCGAACAGGCCGGAGTATTTGTCTATCGCAAGCCACTCGAGGCGCTGACAACGGCCATGATCGAGGACATTCGCGACGAGGGGATTCGCCGCATTGTCGTCGCGCGTCTGAAGCAGTTTGGCATCGAGCCGGGAGACAAGAAGTCCATATCCAAGGAGGTTTGGCGTGAACCCTTGCTGATGCCGTCAGGCGTGCAGATCAAGAAAGTGCGATTGAAGAAGGCAGACCTGACGATTCAACCACTCCGCGACGCGGCTATGGTCAAGCCTGGCAATACCCACCACATTGCCATCTATGAATTCACCGACGCCAAGGGCAAAGCCCGACGCGAAATGATTGCCACGACGATGCTCGAAGCGATTCGGCGTCATCAAGCCGGTGAATCGATCATTCGGCGGGTTCACCCCAAGCGAAGCGATGCACGCTTCCTCATGTCGCTGAGCTACAACGAGGCTATCTTGGCCGACATCCGTGGCACCCAGGGGCTGTTTGTTTACCGAACGGCAGGGGCAATTCAAGGACAAATCTATTTTATATCGCACACCGATGCGCGGCCGAGTTCCGACGCCACGAAATACGCCGTCAAAGCCAGCACGCTGAACGGCAAAAAGGTCACCGTTGACCTTTTAGGCCGGATTCGGTGGGCCAACGATTGA